The sequence CCGCAATTCGCCGAGACGATCAAGCGCCATGAGAGCGGCAAGCCCGTGACCTTCGCCTGGTACATCGGTTTTGCGGCGGTAATCTATATTCCCTGGGTGGTGATCAGTCTGATCGGCGGTCTTCTCGGCAGTTTCATCGGTGATCCCAAAGCCATCGGTCTCGATGTTCTGCTGCCGGTCTATTTCCTCGGCATCGTCATGGGCTTCCGCACGCGCGACAACTTCCTGCCCGTCGTCGCCGTCAGCGCCGTGGCATCGGCCATTGCCCATCGTTATGTCGGCTCACCCTGGCATGTCAGCATCGGCGCATTGGCGGGCGTCGCGCTTGCCGCAATGCTGCCGCCGGTCAAAGCGAATCGCAAGCCTGATATCGCGCACGAAAGCCACGAGGTCTGACCATGTTCGATTTCAATTCGCATATGGTGTTGCTGATTGCGGCCGCGGCGGTGGTGACCTTTCTGACGCGCGTCGGCGGCTATATCCTGATCGTCAAGATGACCCGCATTCCGCCGCGCGTCGAGGCAGCGCTCAATGCCGTGCCCGCCGCTGTTCTTACGACCCTCGTCGCACCGGCCTTCTTCATCGGCGGCTGGGATATCAAGGTGGCGATGCTCGCAGCTCTTCTCGTCGGCCTGCGCTACCCGTCGACTTACATGCTCGTCGCCG comes from Rhizobium tropici CIAT 899 and encodes:
- a CDS encoding AzlC family ABC transporter permease, yielding MSRAEFLEGLKGGIPVGLAAAPFGALFGALARDQGMSLGELTLMSGTVYAGASQMVGIDLFGHNVQAWLIVLSILAVNFRHVLYSAAIARYVRHFSAVEKFFTFFLLVDPQFAETIKRHESGKPVTFAWYIGFAAVIYIPWVVISLIGGLLGSFIGDPKAIGLDVLLPVYFLGIVMGFRTRDNFLPVVAVSAVASAIAHRYVGSPWHVSIGALAGVALAAMLPPVKANRKPDIAHESHEV
- a CDS encoding AzlD family protein; this translates as MFDFNSHMVLLIAAAAVVTFLTRVGGYILIVKMTRIPPRVEAALNAVPAAVLTTLVAPAFFIGGWDIKVAMLAALLVGLRYPSTYMLVAGWIVVMAWRHSIGA